Genomic DNA from Desulfurivibrio alkaliphilus AHT 2:
TTCAAGCCCAGCATGGGACCAAGGTGGTTGCCCTCCGAGGTGTGGTTGTAAACCACGTCCAGGATGACCTCGATTCCTGCCTGGTGCAGGGCCTTGACCATCCCCTTGAACTCCTCAACCTGGCGGCCGGGTTCGGAGGCGGCCCCATATTCGTTGTGGGGGGCGAAGAAGGCTATGGTGCTGTAGCCCCAGTAGTTGCGGAGCTGCTTTTCCACCAGGTGGGCATAGTGGATAAACTGATGGACCGGCATCAGCTCAACGGCGGTGATCCCGAGTTCCTGGAGGTAGCCGATGGCCGCGGGATGGGCCAGACCGGCGTAAGTGCCCCGCAATTCCGGCGGGATGTCGGGATGGTTTTTGGTAAAACCCTTGACGTGCAACTCGTAGATGATGGTCTGGTGCCAGGGAGTGGCGGGATGGCGATCGTCTCCCCAGTCGAAACCCGGCTCGATCACCACCGAACAGGGAACGAAAGGGGCGCTGTCATGATCGTTGCGGCTTTCGGGCTCGCCGAAACGGTATGGATACACCGCTTCTTTCCATTGGACCTGGCCGCTTACGGCCTTGGCGTAGGGGTCGAGGAGCAACTTGGCGGGATTGCAGCGCCGGCCCTGCTCCGGCTCCCAGGGGCCATGCACCCGGTAGCCATAATGTTGTCCCGGCCTGATCCCGGGAATATAGCCGTGCCAGCAGTAAGCGGTGACCTCGGGCAGTTCAAGGCGGGTTTCGCCTCCCTGGCCGTCGCAGAGGCACAGTTCAACCCGCTCGGCAACGCTCGAAAACAGGGAGAAGTTGGTGCCCTCGCCGTCAAAGGTGGCTCCCAGGGGATAGGGTTTGCCGGGCCATACTTTGAGATCACTCATAGCAACATGCCTCCGAAGCCTTGGATGAAAATTACCGCTGCGCCTGCGAGGTAACCGTTCACCAGGGGTACTAACCTTTCAGTATAACGGGCCGTAAGCGAACAGCCGCGCCGCAGGTTCGGGCAAGCAGCCAGGCGCAGCGTACCCCTGTACGTAAGCCTGGCTGATCGCCCGAAGATGCGGTGCTGCTGAACGCTTACCCCGCGAGGAAGGCGCCCGGACCAGTGCATTCATCATCGCTTAAGCGACCGGGAGAAATCAACGTGGTTTTTTGATTCCCAGTTCAGCTCCCTGCCGCAACAGTTCCGCCTGCACTTCCCCCGCCGGCAGAGACCGCGGTATCCGGCCGGTTTTGACGGCCAAAGCGGCGCAAACCCCGGCGGCCTGACCGGTGGCCACCGAAACCGGCATCACCCGGTAGGAGGAATGGGCCTCATGGGTGCCGGAGATGCAGCGGCCCGCCACGATCAGGTTGTCGATTTTTCGGGGCAACAGGCAGCGCAGAGGGATATCGTAGGCCTCGCCCTGGGGTACTCTCTTGATGACCGTGCCCATCCCTTCGGGGTTGTGAATGTCGATGGGATAGGTATTGGGGGCCACCACATCGGGAAACTTGCGGGCCGTCAGCACATCATCGGCGGTCAGTTGATATTCACCGATGATCCTTCTGGTCTCCCGAACCCCGGCCTGAGCCCCGCTCTGTAACACGTAGGCCTGCTCGAAACCGGGGACGTATTTGCGCAAAAAAGCTGAAATCTGACGCATCTGGGCCCGGCTCTGCCATTCGGCATAGGACCAGTCCCACACATCGCTGCCCAGCACCCGATTGACCCGGGTGCTGTTGACGACGACCTCCTTTTCGTGGGGGGTGCCGAAGAAGAGAATATCTTCCCTCGGCAACCGCAGATCTCCCTTTAGGGTGGCCTGCTGCACCAGATCCCACAGGCCGTGAACCCCACGCCACTGCTCGGGATGCTCTTTGACATAATTTTCAAAGGCCGTTCGTTCGAAATCCGCCATCCGGAACATCAAGGTCATGGGCTGAACCAGCCGGTCATCTTCGCGACCGGTTTCATAGGGCGCTCCGGCACTGGCAGCCACATCGCCGTCGCCGGTACCGTCCACCACCGCCTTGGCGCGAATAACCACCGGGCCCGATTTGGTTTCAAAAACCACACCTTTAATGGTGTTCCTGGTGACGATGGTCTCTCCGGCAAGGGCGTGAAAAAGGAAGTGAACCCCCGCTTCGTCCAGCATCTCCATGGCAACCAGCTTGAAAGTCTCGGGATCAAAAGGCACCGTGTAGCCGGTTTTGAGCGTAGGGGCGGCGGCTCCGCCCGCCTGGGTCAGGCGTTGCAGAAAACTGTTGAGTACTCCGGCAATGACCGGTTCGCCGGGACCGTGATCGGTACGGAAAAGGGTGGTCGCCCCCTCCTTTTCCCGGCGCGGTTTATCGGTATCAAAAGACATCAGTGGCATGACCAGGGCCGCCGTGGCGTTGCCGCCCAGAAACCCGTAGCGCTCCACCAGAATCACATCAACTCCCGTCGCGGCCGCGCCCAAAGCCGCGCCAAACCCGGGCGGAGGTCATGGGCCTCCTGCTTACCATGATTCCGGTACCGGTGCTCACGCCCAAAATTTCCTCATATTGGCTGGAGTTCGACGCCCTGTGCAACCTTGAAATAGAGGAAATTCCTCCCCAACTGATCAAAGCCCTGCGCGAACAGGTCAAAGTTCCAGCAAGCGTTGGTTGATCTCAATTCCCACCATGGCCCCCTGGCCGGCGGCGATAATGGCTTGGGCGTTGCCCGCCCGGAGGGCCCCCAGGGCGAAAAGATTTTTAGTCGAGGTTTCGCAATTATGATCGGTGGCCAGCTTCTTGCCGTCGGCTTCCCGCTGCAGGGAAAGTTCGGTTAGGAAAGAATCATTCAGGATATAGCTGTAACTCAACATGACCACCTGGCAGGAAAGTTGCCGGCCGTCGGTCAGCTTAACCCCGGTCAGCTCGCCATCGCCCAGAAATTCCTCCGCTTCACCCTCGATGAACCGGATTTCATCTTCGGCCAGCAGCTCGGCGTGGTCGTCGGGCAGGCGGCCGGCGGGCATGACCAGGGTGATATTCGGGGTAAACATCTGTTTCATGGCCAGGGCCAGCCGGACGGTTTGTAGCGATCGCCCCAGGATAACGAGTTTCTTGCCCGTGGTGTGGTAACCGTCGCAATCGACACAGGTGAAGATCGAGCGGCCGAAAAATCTGTTCATCCCCATAATCCGGGGCAAATTTTCGGCTCCCCCAGTGGACAGTATAAGGTAGGGGGCCCGGTAGTCGGCCCCTTTGCCGGTGCCGACCACGAAAAAATCATGATCTCTTTGGACTGAACTCACCTGATCGTGCCGGAAGGTCACCCCAAAGGACTGGATCTGTTTGATCCCGGTGTCTACCAGGGCCTTGCCCGAACCGGCGATCAGCCCGAGATAGTTTTCCAGGTGCAGGGCATGGCGGGTGCGGCCGCCGCCCTGGTCGATCAGGATGACCCGGCGGTTGAAGCGGGCCAGGTGGATGGCGGCCTGAAGGCCACCGGGGCCGGCCCCGATGATGATACAATCGTAGTCCTGTTCTGGCATAAAATCCTGTCCGTTCAGTCTTTTTATGACTACGATATCAGGCTCATAGATTGGCGTCAAACTTTTATTCTGTGTTTATCTCCTTTTATTTTATTGTTTTAGCGTTGTTGCTGAAGGTCGGGCGTGGGGGGGAGCTGCGCCGCCTTGACGGCGTAAATCTGAATGACTACTACTATGTAACAGAGGAAGATTTTCTTTGTCTGAATGAGGCAGGCAGGAACAAGGCGTTTGCATGATTTAGAAAAGGAGGCAGAACAATGAAAAGTGTAAAATTGACCATAATGGCGATGGCGATGGCGATGTTCTGGGGCTTATTAACCTTGGTTCCCGGCGCTATGGCGGCTGAAGTGTCCGTCGCCAAGTTGCATGCCGTAATGTCCGACGCACCGGCTCAGGGATTCTGGCAAATAAGAGCCGATGAGTTGCATGAGTGGATCAAGCAGGAGAGGACTGACTTCGTGGTTGTTGATGTCCGGCCCAATCCGGCCGAATTTGCCGCCGGCCATATCCCCGGCGCCATCCAGATTCCGGTGCAGGGTATCTTGAGTCCGGAAAGCCTGGCTAAACTGCCCAAGGACAAGAAGTTAATTCTGATCTGTGTTACCGGGCAGACCCAGAATCTGCCGGTGGTTCCCCTGCGGGCCCTCGGTTATGACGCTTATACCATGTCTTTTGGGTATTCCGCCTGGATTCACGATTATCATGGCGCCCATACGATGCAGCAGGCGATTGAGAACGCCGCGCCTGGAAAATTCCCGCTGTTTAAGTAGTTCGTCAAGGGGAATAACTTTTACCCCGGCATGGTGGCACCAGATGACTTGAGGTTAGGCAGGGACGCCGCCAGGGCAGAGGGGCCGGCTCCAGGCCGGCTAAGGCCGCCTGGAGCCGGGGAAGGTCGGGAAAGGGGGGCAGGTTGGACTGCTGCCAGAGGTTCAGCCCGCTGATCGCCTTGGCGGCCATGGAAGCAGCGGAATCGCGTCGGTTCGCCGCCAGGAAAACATAAACCCCGGCGGCCCGGATCATCCCCTGCAGGGCGATTTTGTCCGGCCCGGCCGGAGCCCGGTACCAGGGGGGCTCCAGAAGTTCGTGGACCTCGAAAAACAGCTCCTCGTCCCAAAGCACCAGGGCCCGGTGAAAGGGCTCCACCAGCTCGCGCTGGTGGATAATCACCAGCACTCGCTCATAGGCCGCCAGGCGTTGTTCCAGGTAATGGCGGTGGACCTCCTGTAGGGGCC
This window encodes:
- a CDS encoding FAD-dependent oxidoreductase encodes the protein MILVERYGFLGGNATAALVMPLMSFDTDKPRREKEGATTLFRTDHGPGEPVIAGVLNSFLQRLTQAGGAAAPTLKTGYTVPFDPETFKLVAMEMLDEAGVHFLFHALAGETIVTRNTIKGVVFETKSGPVVIRAKAVVDGTGDGDVAASAGAPYETGREDDRLVQPMTLMFRMADFERTAFENYVKEHPEQWRGVHGLWDLVQQATLKGDLRLPREDILFFGTPHEKEVVVNSTRVNRVLGSDVWDWSYAEWQSRAQMRQISAFLRKYVPGFEQAYVLQSGAQAGVRETRRIIGEYQLTADDVLTARKFPDVVAPNTYPIDIHNPEGMGTVIKRVPQGEAYDIPLRCLLPRKIDNLIVAGRCISGTHEAHSSYRVMPVSVATGQAAGVCAALAVKTGRIPRSLPAGEVQAELLRQGAELGIKKPR
- a CDS encoding NAD(P)/FAD-dependent oxidoreductase, whose translation is MPEQDYDCIIIGAGPGGLQAAIHLARFNRRVILIDQGGGRTRHALHLENYLGLIAGSGKALVDTGIKQIQSFGVTFRHDQVSSVQRDHDFFVVGTGKGADYRAPYLILSTGGAENLPRIMGMNRFFGRSIFTCVDCDGYHTTGKKLVILGRSLQTVRLALAMKQMFTPNITLVMPAGRLPDDHAELLAEDEIRFIEGEAEEFLGDGELTGVKLTDGRQLSCQVVMLSYSYILNDSFLTELSLQREADGKKLATDHNCETSTKNLFALGALRAGNAQAIIAAGQGAMVGIEINQRLLEL
- a CDS encoding rhodanese-like domain-containing protein, with amino-acid sequence MKSVKLTIMAMAMAMFWGLLTLVPGAMAAEVSVAKLHAVMSDAPAQGFWQIRADELHEWIKQERTDFVVVDVRPNPAEFAAGHIPGAIQIPVQGILSPESLAKLPKDKKLILICVTGQTQNLPVVPLRALGYDAYTMSFGYSAWIHDYHGAHTMQQAIENAAPGKFPLFK
- a CDS encoding DUF309 domain-containing protein; the encoded protein is MTATQHFDPFNDRLARDLRNELSEALAVDLDLLRLERSPQVAAVFRQRPLQEVHRHYLEQRLAAYERVLVIIHQRELVEPFHRALVLWDEELFFEVHELLEPPWYRAPAGPDKIALQGMIRAAGVYVFLAANRRDSAASMAAKAISGLNLWQQSNLPPFPDLPRLQAALAGLEPAPLPWRRPCLTSSHLVPPCRGKSYSP